The genomic window acATATATTTGAAGTACGATAAaaagtttttccaaaaaaaaagaaagcattCACAATTGAATTTAttgatttagatttttattacttttatcttGACTGTTTttacatttaaaaatatatatttaatttatttcatgttaaaaatttaaattttattctttCTTAATAGGTAAGAAATGTTTtcctaaatttaaatattaaagaatatttaaatatattttattttgatagaTTTTAAAACAAGGGATAAAATGGTTttgtaaaagtaattttttaatgaaaaataaaaatgcacagTTTAATGTATGAGTCGTGAAATTCTAATAATACATATCAATTAAGttaaatatgtataaatttttAGTATGTAatttgtaaataaattattaatatttataaattaataatttctgAAAAAccattatataatttataaaatatatattatttagcaTTGATAATAGATTAgttaaaatactaaaaaatttaagtatcataaattatttaaaaatgcactgattcttatctaataaaaatatatcactctgtcatttaatataaataattaaaaaaatttaatctgatttaatagaataaatattaaaattgtgaAAGATTTAATTTATGCATaatctttttatctttttaaaaCCTTTACAATCAAGAAAACATTaaaattgtgaaaaaaaaaaataagaattttactAAAAGTTAAAGCTCTAGaagttaaaaataatattatattattaaagtgACACTTTTTAAAAACTATGATCAAATTATATAATAAGATAATAGAAAAGATATTTGACCAtggtttttttatattaatttttgaatATAGAATAAAGTTGCTTATAGGTTGAGTGCCAAGTAAGATAGTGCGTGGCAAAGAAAGCACGAGTTTTATGCTTACTACTCACCACTATATAAACGCTCCTTGTTTCTCATTTTTTTTCACTCTTCAAAACGCACAACCCTTTTCTGTTTCATCCACCGAAAGCCCCAAACCCTCTCAAACCCTAGCCAAGGTGAGTGATTCATCTTCAACTTTCTCGCACTGTTTCTCTCATGTTTCGATTTTCTGATTTTTGAATATGATTATTTATACAAAATTTGTGATTATATTGTTTACGTAAACCTATGATTTTTTTGATGATAATGTGATCAGTGTTGACGAGATGGCCTCGAAGCGGATCAACAAGGAACTGAAGGACTTGCAGAAGGATCCTCCTGCTTCTTGCAGTGCTGGTATTTTTGTTATGATGTTTTGCCTTTGATTTATTGTTTCCTCTGTTTTATTTGGAATTTTTTAGagtgatttttgaatatatatatttgattttagTGAAATGTTTTGTGTTTTTGGTTAGAGATTAGATTTTGAGTTAAACCATGGATTGTAATGGATTAAGAAAGAAATTTGATAGATACGGAAATAATGAtgttttgatagttgatactgtacttcattttaaatatttttctttcgATGGTAAAATTTTAACCAAGTTTTATGATAACTTTGATATGCCTATTATGTACGCACGCACAAGGTTTTTAAAAGAAGTATCGGTAAAGGTTTTTGTGATTTTGGTCGGCACGTATACTATTGCGGTGAATAGTGGTGTCGGTGTCggtcgatactgttttgtctgcgGATTTTTTTAAACCCTATTCACCCATATATGTATATGCATGTGTGTATTGTATTGTATGCATATATAAGATGTTGTCTGTGTTGGTGTGTTTTCATTTAAGTGTGTTTGGATTCACTTTTGGGAGAGCCGAAAGTGATTATGAAAACTTAATATTGATTTCGGTACGTCTGAGGTTCTCGATTTTGATGTGTTTACTGAACCAAGATAAAGTGTATGGGTGTGTATGAGTGCCCGTGGTTATCCCCATCTTCTTTTAGAACTAGAAGTAAATCagagaaaattgaaaaaaatacgtGTTACACATTAAACTATGCTGCAATCAATAGCTTTTAATTTTTGCTTATAACACAATGCTAGTAAGAATAGGACCTCTTTAATTATTCTTGTTTGATTAATACCTGTCTTAGTACCACTTGGGCTGCTAATAagtattgtttttaatttttatggtCAGGCCCTGTCGCTGATGACATGTTCCATTGGCAAGCTACAATCATGGGCCCAGCAGATAGCCCATTTGCTGGAGGCGTGTTTCTTGTGCAAATTCACTTCCCTCCTGATTATCCTTTCAAACCACCCAAGGTAAACTCAAATTCTGCTCTATGCAAACTTCTTACAGACAGATTTTGAACTATATATCTAGGAATTAGGTATACCCTTTATGCAATAACTTTACTTTTATGTTAGCTACATTTCTTTTTTGAATTATGTTATTATAAATTTCACTTTAGCCAGCATATAGCAATAGGAATCAATATATAGTGATGGATTTAAAATCTAGAGTCTCCACAAATCTTTTTGCAAGGATAAATGTTGTATTGAAGTTGATGAGCAATTCCACAAGCTTTTAAGAATGTAGTGCATTACATCTCAATAGTAGTGGATTGGATATTTGTTGCGAATTTGTGATATTACAATGTTGTTAAAATCGTAATTTAAGTAGCTAGATTGTGTGATTTCACAATTCTACACAAGCAGGGGCAGATCTTCTCTATGATATGTGGGAACTATGGCTTCTCCAAACTTATTTTTGCACTTCACACACACACAATTATTTCTGTTTTAGTACCAACTCTTGCTAGTAGTGCATCAGTACATGATATGCAGCCACCACGTGTTATGTTTGATTCTGATGTATGTCGTTTTACTTTTAGCCTTCACCCCccttttttgcaaaaaaataaCACCTAATAGTAAAAACGACAGATTCAAGCCCCTATTCTTGCAATAATTTTTATAGCAATTAACGCCACATCTTTATCAATGCTTAACGAATGATGTTTCATGTGTCTCCCTCAAAAAGTCTAGCTATGCCCTGCCATTGTACATACTCCGGTGCATAATCTTATTCTGCTGAGGTCAAAGTGAAATTGCGAAAATATCTTAAAATAGTGAGATTGTGGTCCCACGATGTGGTGATCCCACGCATCTCTTTAGCTCTCGTTCTATTCGTCTTCTCCCATTCGGTCCCTGCCGTTTCTCTGTTTTTCCTTTCACATTCTTTATTCAGCTGTCCAGTCTCTATTGTGTGTTGAATCTCTACTGTTGACGATAGACGACTGATATAGAAAAGAAATCTAGGGTTACAAGGTCGTCATGATGTTCTGGTTAATGATCGAGGTAGAAAAGAAATCTAGGGTTACAAGGGTTATTATGATGTTACCGTATACGTCCTCTTCCacaatatttgatattatatatttgATTTACTCATCTGATTGTCTTGTTTTCTCCTCCTTTTGTTTGTAATATTGGAAGTCAGTTACCACAACATGTTCCTACAATCTTTGTGCATTGAAATTCTAATCTTTAATCCACCCTAATTATAGGTGGTTAGTTGTTTATTATAGAGACAATTGCTGCAAACTTttttcatttattgttgatatatAGAATTTGATATGAGGTGAGCTTTAATTAGCATCTTTAATGATTTCACTTTGTGGGAGTGTTTGTGTGACATTGATTATGCATATGTTCAGGTTTCATTCCGCACAAAGGTTTTCCACCCTAATATCAACAGTAATGGTAGCATTTGCCTTGACATCCTCAAAGAGCAGTGGAGCCCTGCTCTCACAATATCCAAGGTAATCTTACTACTGTATCCGTTTATATTTAGCGTGTTCTAAGTTTATATTAAGTGTGTACTACTTTCTTGGAAGAGAAACTAAaacattaattttatttgtagGTGCTACTGTCCATTTGCTCTCTGTTGACAGATCCCAACCCAGATGATCCTCTTGTCCCTGAAATTGCCCATATGTACAAGAGTGACAAAGTGAAGTATGAGGCCACTGCTCGTTCATGGACCCAGAAATATGCCATGGGTTAAGGGATGGCTAagatattttaaattttctctATAGAAGTAGTAAATAATAAATAGTCTTGAATTGATCTAAACAAATGTGATACTCTACTCCCCCTTTCTGCCAACTTGAACTTGATCCGTGCAGTATTTTGGAAAGGCAGATTTGTGTTATCTGAAGTTTGTTTATGAACACAATTGGCTATTGGCTTATATATTTACATCTATTTTGTCTAGTCTAGTTTACATTTTGTGTAACATTTTTTTATCTCGGCCAAAGTAGTTTACGAAAAAGGCAGTGAACTTAGATGTTCAAGTTAGTCATAGTTAAGTGAGATGAGATTTTTAAGGGTAGAATAATATGTATATGATTTTTGAGGTTTTGTTAAGTCTAAATAGGGgttttcaagtttttttttttataatttttagaacCTTATATGCTTTTAGATCCCTTATGATGATTCTGATTTGGCCGTGGTTTTTTTGTTGAGCCTTTATAAAGTGGGTGTGTCATGTCAATTTCGCCATTGATTATCTAGGTTGAGAAAGAGTAAATCACTTTCAATATTTGTTATGGCCTGGTGATTCTAGGGTGAGAAATTCTAAATAGATGTGTCAAAGAGGAAGTGATACAAAAGGGGAAATACAATTAGATTAGATTCACGTGTAACCCGAGAATCAGACTAACTTAGGTCTTATAGTTGACAAAATGTAAGTGTAATTGAACCACCAAAATTTGTTTGGATGTTGCATTGCCAGTAGAGGACGACTGTTCGGGGAAATGATGTTAGAAACTAGATAGTTGAAGACTATTCTATTAGCATATTTGCATTTCATTAATACTTGAAATACAGGTGGTGGGTTTGTACTAAATTGGGAACAAGCTAGGTTTGAGCGCCTTCATTGACTTGTCTCTAAAAGTCCAACACAACGACTTAGACCCAAGTTATACCTACCACCCCTCATTTTACATTATTTGCAAAATACCTTTgacactattttatttttttctaaagaaaaaaattactgttgtcaaaatcataaaaaaaaaacaaatttccagTACCGCAGAGTAGATTTATGGTGTATCTTTTTTTGCTGATACTGaaaattctttgtttttttataaaatttcggTATTCATTTacctgaaatttcaaaatttctagtGCAATTTACCGGAGATTTTAAaaaggaaattttaaaatttctagtGCGATTTATCggagattttaaaatttttggcAATTTTACAAAATTCATTACCCAGTCTCGGAAATTTCACAAACTTCGGGTAGGAAACCAATATCGAAAATTCTAAATTTTCGGTGTGCaccataaatttttttaaaatctaaaatttcCGCTATGAAAGATGAAGTTTTATATCTTTGCAGTCCTGAACCTGTAATTTTATAAACTGAAGTCACATCGAAAATTTGAAATATCCAGTATTTTTCATAAATCGGATATTTTAAATTTTCGGTATTAATTTTGACTGTGGCTacatattgaaaattttaaagtttTGGTATGTAGCATCAGGCGCTGTAAATTGGTAAAGTCAATACATTTTTTGATATTTATGTGAAATTTCCGGTAcaatattgaaaatttcaaaaaatccgaAATTTTTTAAGAATAATTTGATAAAAACACCTTACTTAAAGAGGTGACATGTATAAAATAGGGGTGGTAAGATAAATTCTCCAACGTAGAGAACTACTAGTGTCTTGTCTATGTTGATGAATAATAACGTCAAATTACGAATTGTCTCATAAGCTGAAGGGGTGGGTATAGTATACTTACAAATTATTATATCTTTAAAATCTGAAATTTTCGGTGTGTACCAGAAATTTCTTTAATACTTGAAATTTCCGGTGTGGCAGATGAAGTGCAACTaaatattgaaaattttaaatttcttgcaTGTAGCATCTGACGTGGTAAATTACTAAATTCAACAAATTTTTTGATATTTATATGAAATTTCCGATACagtattgaaaatttcaaaaaatcctaTATTTTATAGAAATAATTTGATAAAAACACCCTACTTAAAGAGATGACATGtataaaatagggagtggcaagataaATTCTCCAACGTAGAGAATTACTTGTGTCTTGTCTACGTTGATGAATCAAACTACGAATTGTCTCATAAGCTGAGAGGATGGGTATAGTATACTTACAAATTAGGAAGGTGTATCATAGATCTTTATTGGTTTTCATTGTTCTTATTATCTTATTGCCGTCAATAAGACAATTTCTCTCTGCACTTATATACATGATCACAGATCCGCGGTGAAAacacttgttttttttaaatggtgatttcggatatgcatatccgaagataCCTATTAAATTTTTGGTATGTAGGATCAGGCGCGATAAATTGGTAAATTcaacaaaatttataatatttatatgaaatttttggtacaatattgaaaatttcaaaaaatccgaTATTTTATAGGAATAATTTGATAAAAACAGCATACTTAAAGAGGTGACATGTATAAAATAGGGGGTGGTAAGATAAATTCTCCAACGTAGAGAACTACTAGTGTCTTCTATGTTGATGAATAATAAGGTCAAACTATGAATTGTCTCATAAGCTGAGGGGGTGGGTATAGTATACTTACAAATTATTATATCTTTAAAATCTGAAATTTTCGGCGTGTACCAGAAATTTCTTTAAAATCTGAAATTTTCGGTATGACAGATGAAGTGCGGCTacatattgaaaattttaaattttcggtATGTAGCATCAGACGTGGTAAATTGGTAAATTcaacaaaatttctgatatttatatgaaatttccggtacactattgacaatttaaaaaaatccgatattttatagaattaatttgataaaaacacCCTACTTAAAGAGATGACATGTATAAAATAGGGTGTGGTAAGATAAATTCTCCAACGTAGAGAATTACTAGTGTCTTGTCTATGTTGATGAATAATAAGGTCAAACTACGAATTGTCTCATAAGCTGAGGGAGTGGGGATAGTATACTTACAAAATTAGGAAGGTGTATCATAGATCTTTATTGGTTTTCATTATTCATATTACCTTATTGCCGTCAATAAGACAATTTCTCTATGCATTCATATACATGATCACAGATCCGCGGTGAAAacacttttttcttaaaaaaaatggtgatttcggatatgcatatccgaaggcaCCTATTAAATTTTTGGTATGTAACATCAGACGCGGTAAATTAGTAAATTcaataaaatttctaatatttatatgaaattttgggtacaatattgaaaatttcaaaaaatctgaTATTTTATAGGAATAATTTGCTAAAAACACTCTACTTAAAGATATATAAAATAGGGGGTGGTAAAATAAATTCTTCAACATAGAGAACTATTAGTGTCTTGTCTATGTTGATGAATAATAAGGTCAAACTACGAATTGTCTCATAAGCTGAGGGGGTGAGTATAGTATACTTATAAATTATTATATCTTTAAAATCTGAAATTTTTTGGTATGTaccagaattttttttaaaacctgcAATTTTCGGTATGGCAGATGAAGTGCGGCTACTTATTGAAAATTGTAAATTTCTGGTATGTAGCATCAGACGCGGTAAATTGATAAATTcaacaaaatttctgatatttatataaaattttcgaCACagtattgaaaatttcaaaaaatccaatATTTTATAGAAATAATTTGATAAAACATCCTACTTAAAGTGGTGACATGTATAAAATAGGGGGTGGTAAGATAAATTCTCCAACGTAGAGAATTACTAGTGTCTTGTCTATGTTGATGAATAATAAGGTCAAACTACGAAAGGTCAAACTACAAATTAGGAAGGTGTATCATAGATCTTTATTGGTTTTCATTGTTCTTGTTATTTATTGCCGCCAATAAGACAATTTCTCTATGCACTCATATACTTGATCACAGATCAGCggtgaaaacactttttttcttaaaaaaatggtGATTTCAGAGAAGCATATCtgaaatattctaatttttactgtggggatttttcgaatatgtatatccgaaataatcaaatatttattaaaaaattaaaatcaaggtgaatcaatataattaatagtataataaatTACATTAGTCaaaatatatcattataatcaagatataataataataatattagcctaataaatatttaaatcaacatataatttttacataaaattaactaaagaaaaTTTTTACaagattaaaatttataattaatttaagaaaattattgagaaaataaattatttggtTTTTCTAGATTTTAGCTAATAATATATACTTtgtttgtaaaattaattataaaatattgtatttttcaaaaagaaaattttgcattaaaaataataatttttaaattattaaaatagttaaaataaattatttttaaatacaatttttctatttattttctcaataaatgTTCTAAAATAAGTTATTAATTTCTCAActtttaaattgaaattatttaattaaaacgaACAAAGATAGTAAATATTATGACAACAATTTTAGATAATAATTAAAAcagacaaaattaaaatttataaaattaattaaataaaatatatagtttaaggaataaatatttaaatcaccatattatttttatgagttgtcaaataaattattataaaattaaaattttatttaatctctttttttcttatttgtaaattaaaatttacaacaatttatatttaaattgttcGTTGTTAATTGTAActcactttaattatattataaataaatatctttttaaaataatatcaattttttttgggattttggttaatttggatatgcatatccgaattaaccaataTTCCAAATTTCCGTTGCGgagatttcggatatgcatatccgaataaataaataaaaattctcGCTCAATTATCACTGCATTTTTGTACCCCTGTGCTTCAGAAAGGAAACTCAAAAATCAttatataaaaaatcaaattaaattgaaCAATTATGTTTGATACGAAGAGAATTGTATAAAATATaacgtatttatttattttcttgggGCTTTACATTTTTCTTCTTCACAAGAATCATCAAATATCAAAACTATAAAACTATAAAGTAAACATACACCAAcaacttaatttaaaaaaaaaaggtaatgCATTCATTAAATTAAGAGAACATAAACTATACAAATCTCATGAAACACTTAAAATAAGCTTAAAGGATGATACTCAGAATGTGTATGAAAAGAAGTTTCGCTTTGAGAATGCTTGGCTTACTAATGAGACTTATGATTCCATGTTGAAAGAGAGTTGGAAAACAGGTGATAATATCGACAATAATCTGAAGAATGTTGTGGAGGGTATTGACAAGTGGAAGTTTGCtaattttgataaaatcaagagACAAAAGAGAGAGATGATGAGAAGGGTTGAAGGAATTCAAAGGAATCTCCAAATGCAAGATAATGTTGGGGGTATGAGAAGACTTGATCATAATCTCCAAAAAGAGTTAagttatattttgaatcaagagGAACTTATGTGGCATCAAAGATCTAGaacaaagtggcttgtagatggTGATAGAAACACCAAGTTTTATCATATGCAGACTGTTTCTAGATGAAAAAGAAATAGGATCCTAATGTTGAAAAATGACAATGGGGAATGGATTTCTGAGCAGGAGGCTTTAAAGCAACATTGCACTGAGTTTTACAAGAAGCTCTTTGTGTGCCCTAGTCAATGGTGCACCTGGTATCAGACTCCAGTCAGCTATCCAAAGTTAAGTATGGAGGATTTAAACCATTTGAATAAAGATATTGTTATGGAGGAGGTTAAGCATGCTTTGTTCACGATGAAGCCGTGGAAGGCCCCAGGTCCGGATGGATTTCCTGCTGGATTTCATCAAAAGGCTTGGGACGTTGTAGGTGGTGACCTGTGTGACTTTGTTCTAAAGGCTTGGCATAACCCCAACATCTTGGCTGATATTAATAAAACAGATATTTGTTTAATTCCTAAGGTTGTTACAAAAGTGTTAGTGGGTAGGTTGAAGCCGTTCATGGCAAGATTGGTTTCACCTTTTCAAACCGGATTTGTGACAGGAAGATCAATTCATGAAAATATAATTATTGCTAATGAAGTTATCCATAGTTGAGTAAAAAGAAAGGTAAAAAAAGGCTATTTCGCTTTGAAGATAGATTTGGCCAAAGCTTATGACAAACTCAATTAGGAGTTCATTTGGAGAACCTTACAAGAAATAAATCTGCCGGATAGTATGATTAATCTGATTATGCATGGCGTTACGAGTGTGGAGATCAATGTGATCTGGAATGGCAATAGGAACGAGTTCTTTAAGCCTCGTAAGGGAATTCGCCAAGGAGATCCTATTTCTCCTTATTTGTTTGTGCTCGGCATGGATAAGTTGTCACATTTGATTGAGCATGCAGTGATGAGCAAAAGTGGAAGCCTTTTCGTGTAGGAGTGAATGGTGTTGGTATTACTCACCTAATGTTCGCTGATGATTTAGTGCTGTTTGGGAGGCAACAGAGACTCATATAGATTGTGTGAAGCAAACCTTGGATGAATTCTGCATTATGTCCGGCCAGGAAGTCAGTATGGATAAATCGAGTATCTTGTTCTCTAATAATGTTTCTCGTGGGCTTCGTTCGAAGCTGTGCCATAGGTCTGGTTTTAAGGAGACCAAATGCTTTGACAAGTACCTAGGGGTTCCCTTAAAATCACAAGCTTTGAGAAAAGGAGATTTCAATTATGTTATTGAGCAAATTTCGCAGAACCTTGTTAACTGGAAAACTAGACTTCTTTCTTTTGCAGGTAGAGTTACTCTCTCCAAGAGTGTCATGGAAGCCATTTCGATCTATCCTATGATGACGAATATGTTACCGAAGGCCTGTGTTAAGGAGATTCAAAAGCTGCAAAGAGATTTTATTTGGGGTGATACTGATCTTAAAAGGAAGCATCACGCGGTTAGTTGGGAGAAGATCACCTCGAGTAAATGTGATGGTGGGCTAGGGCTGCGAGATCTTATCACTATGAATCAAGTGTGCATCATGAAACTTGGAGGTCAAATTTTGAATGGTGAGGAGGACTTGTGGTGTAGAGTGCTTAAGGGAAAGTACAAAATTATGGATGTTACTGAAGATCTTAAAGCGAAAAGTACGGATTCTAATCTGTGGAAAGCCATAGTGAAGACTGCTCCCACTTTGCTGGATATTGGGAAGTGGAATATTGGAAACGGAGAAAGCATTAGTGCATGGAGAGATAGTTGGGTGCATAGAGGTAGTTGCATTATGGATAATAATATTGACATTCCATATCATATGACTAATATGAGTGTGTGTGATCTTGTGGGGAATGATGGTGACTGGGACTGGAATTTATTAGACTGACTGCCTCAAGATATCAAGCAGCATATTGCTTCTCTTCACCCGCCGCTGGTTGATATTGGTGAAGATAAGTTCGAAGTTGCTACTAAGGACGATGGCTCCTTTTCTATAAGCATTCTTTATAAGCTTTTGAGGGAGGAGAATGATCCAATTATAGGGCAGCATTGGCGTAGAATCTGGACGTTGCATGTTCCTGAAAGAATTAAAAGCTTTGTTTGGTTGTTAAACCATGATAGGCTGCTGACTGGGGAGAGGTTGCGGCTGTTTGCCATTGGCAATGTGGATTGTATCTGGCGTGGAAAGTATTTGGAGAGCACTCTACATGTTTTTAGAGATTGCAGACATGTGAAATCATTGTGGGATATGGTGGTTCCTATTGATGCGGTGCAGAATTTTTATTCTCTGGATCTGGATAATTGGTTGCATTTTAATATGGAGGTCAATACTTCCTCAAATATTAAGTGTGATGGTGATTGGCCTGAGTTTTGGGCCACAACTTGCCATGCTATTTGGAAATGGCGTAATAAAGCTAAGCATGATGATAAATTTCGTGGGCCGTTTGACTTGCTTGGCGAGATTGTTTCGAGAACTCGTGATTATAAAGCTGTTGCGAGTAATAATTGTATAATGGAAAGGGACAAGATTAAGAGGCTGATTAGGTGGTATGTTCCTGATAAAGGCTTTGTTAAGCTAAATGTAGATGGTGCACACTCTTCTAACAGTGGTTTTGGCTGTGGGGGAATAATTCGCGATGAACATGGGAAGTGGTGCGATGGGTTTTCTAAAAGTGTGGGCAATTGCAGCCCTTTGATTGCTGAGCTTTGGGGCATTCTTGATGGACTGAAGTTGGTGGTGTAGAAAGGCTTCAAGAATGTGATTATCGAATCGGACTCTAAAGAAGCAGTGGACATTAGCAACAAGCTGAGTAGGAATAAGTTGGTTAACAGCAACTTAGTCCGGCAAATTTACAGTTGGATGAGTAAATTAGGGAAGGTGGAGATTCGGCATATTTATCGAGAGATGAATGGTTGTGCCAATTTTTTTGCTCTTCATGGAAAAAATTTGGGAGTTGGGTATCTCATTTTTTTGAACATGCCTAGTTGGCTTGTTGATAATTTTGTTAAATATTCAAAGGGTGTCTGTTACTCTAGGATTGCTTGTGTTTAGTTCTTTATGTGTGTCGGGCTTAGGCCCtcccttttataaaaaaaacatactCTATTCATAATTTAGAGTCAAATTTAACCGAAAAATTATCGTCGTAAAAGAGTTAAACATAGATTTTTCATAAGCTAACGAGACATGAACAAACCAGAAGTAAAAGCAT from Vicia villosa cultivar HV-30 ecotype Madison, WI unplaced genomic scaffold, Vvil1.0 ctg.000131F_1_1_1, whole genome shotgun sequence includes these protein-coding regions:
- the LOC131624485 gene encoding ubiquitin-conjugating enzyme E2-17 kDa-like, translated to MASKRINKELKDLQKDPPASCSAGPVADDMFHWQATIMGPADSPFAGGVFLVQIHFPPDYPFKPPKVSFRTKVFHPNINSNGSICLDILKEQWSPALTISKVLLSICSLLTDPNPDDPLVPEIAHMYKSDKVKYEATARSWTQKYAMG